The DNA window TGTCTCAGGTTGATCCTGTTGGACCCAGTGACTACAGTCAGGGATGGTATGAATGACAACAGGACCCCGGACATAGGGCCGCGTCCCCCCAGACATTCCCTCCACCACCATGGCATCTGCTTCACCCCATATTACCATGGAGGTCACCCCAACATCCTGGTGCTTGTACAGAGTATTactgaaatgtcaaaaacagagagacccagagggagagagagagaaataaaacagagcaaTAAAAATGCAGGCTCAAACTTAAATACAGCAGAACTGAAACATTCTTCTGACAGTTCATCCTGGAGTGAGTGTCTTCATTTCTTacattattttcactttttgggtgactcttttttttttttttaacacattgcAAATATGTCAAAACCATAAATCTGTGACCAGGATCTTACTTAAGGAAGGAGCGATAGTAGTTGAGGGGACCGGTGAGTCCCCCTGGCTGGGACAGTCGGTACAGATAGCCCTCCAGCTCAGATTCGGTAAGTTTCCTCGCCTTGTTTCGAATTCCGACACGGCCACCGCAAAGCAGACTACGCACAAACTGAGGCAGGAGTAATCGGAGTTAAACTGATAGCTATGGcaaaacacattaccaaacaggATGATGAAACTATTAGGCTTCCTGTCACGACACTTTGACCCGAAAGCAGCACTTGTCAGTATCAGATAAACAACGAGAGAGGAAGGAATCGCAGTGTCACATGCAGGTGCAAGTGCTTATTTTAGACACCTTAAAATCTTCTAGAGAAAGTGCAATCTCAGGCAGCACGGgcagctgaaaaaaacaagcatgGCCAGACCGCAGGACTTGAGAGGGCCTCCTTAATACCGCATCTGCCGGCAGGGAGACAACACTGAGATTCAGTGTGCACCTGTTGCTTATAAATTGCAACGGGTTTCACTCAAGTGGCGCACGGAAGTAAACAGTTAACTGGCATCATTCAAAGCCTATCCACTGAGTGCGCATTGAGACGTACGTTACCTAGCCAAGAGGCGGGGTGGGGTGCGTTCATGATGACCAGGCGCTGCACCATGTCTGGCCTGTCCAAGGTAAAGTGCCAGGCGAGCATACCCCCCCAATCATGGCCCACTAGCACACAACTCGTGTGACCTGTAAGCAAAGATACATCTGTTTAATAACCTGACCTTTTGCCTAGACTCTGCATACACAATTGAAGACATACCTAACTCATCGATTGCGTCCCTTATGTCATACAAAAGCTTTTCCAGGGAGTAATCCTCCAATCGACTGGGAGCATCAGAGAGTCCACAGCCACGAAGATCCAGCGCCACTGTGTGGTACTGCTTGCTAAACTCTCTTAGCTGGTAACGCCACGAGTACCTGTAGAAGATACTGTTATTTTTCGGGAGGTGAAATTATCCCGAGTCCTATtcaaagtccttttttttcctttttttagctgatttttttttttggtttttttgactAAGGAACTCACGAATGAATGCATCTGAGCCAATGTGAATAAAAGTGCAGCATGTTTCCAGAAGTGGAGGAACTCAACAGTAGGTTGCTCCAGTGGGCTGCTGTAGGTTTAGCCGTTTATATTACAGCTGCATTAGAGAACTTAATTGCTTACAGTGGTCATGTTTTACTATATTCTGTTAGCATCTCAATTCCTTCAAATGAAATGCCAAAAGGATGGCATATGGGGAAACAGATGAGGATAAAAGCATGAAGAAGTCCACGAAAAGAATAAAAGATAATCACCAATTTTCTGGAAATCCATGAAGAAAGAGCATCAGGGGATTTTTGCTGTCACCCTTGATTACATAGTGGAATCTGAGGCCAGAGCTCTAAGGCAGTAGAAAGTGAAACATATTCATTTCACAAGAAATTGTGTGCTTTAAGCACGAGTTCAGTCACTGCATAGAAATTCAAAAGTTCAGTGCCAGTGATTgttttgtaaaactgttttctctgaagAAGAAACCATGATTTTCCATATCAATCATTTTAACTGTACTATCTGAATGAATTTCAGCGCAAGCGATTGTtcaattttgtgttttaaatgtggaaAAACACGGAGACGGAACGTTTCTGTAAACTTCAACTGATTTTTTAGGGAACAGTCAGACATGATACAGTTTGACATTTGGTGTGTCATAGGGGTTAAACTCTAGTTGCCGTTGCACTGACCACCAGTTCTTCATGAGAGTGTACTAAAATTAGATAGGAGGCACAACATTTGGATATTTAACCTTCCCCCCACTTTCATTTCAGCACTAAATAATACTTCATT is part of the Chanos chanos chromosome 13, fChaCha1.1, whole genome shotgun sequence genome and encodes:
- the LOC115826050 gene encoding epoxide hydrolase 3, translated to MWQASNDIKMTIMSILLIPTRISLWLLSLLYWIIVYGTAALTACLVLIRIAWRGLRDPHGTFRWTVRKKMPVCLRDPTLGKHGFLWGRSSGLRFHYVIKGDSKNPLMLFLHGFPENWYSWRYQLREFSKQYHTVALDLRGCGLSDAPSRLEDYSLEKLLYDIRDAIDELGHTSCVLVGHDWGGMLAWHFTLDRPDMVQRLVIMNAPHPASWLDAVLRRPSQVLRSGHACFFQLPVLPEIALSLEDFKFVRSLLCGGRVGIRNKARKLTESELEGYLYRLSQPGGLTGPLNYYRSFLNNTLYKHQDVGVTSMVIWGEADAMVVEGMSGGTRPYVRGPVVIHTIPDCSHWVQQDQPETVNKLMWDFLLDRDVLSNLHVETG